One Dysosmobacter welbionis DNA segment encodes these proteins:
- a CDS encoding 3D domain-containing protein gives MKKLTREERRRRSQRRQLITYLLFLILLLAWLGSYLIMTVKADRPAMHKPEPATQDGSLPGDDTPALVRCYLTEEEQEAAENELIEAALLSHAVRLDDVTVTHYCTCSRCCGKSDGITASGRRATPGVSVAVDPSIIPLGSDVLVDYGDGELHYYRADDTGSAVKGAHIDLCMESHEAAIQAGVRTATIYFIEEGAI, from the coding sequence ATGAAAAAGCTGACCCGCGAAGAGCGGCGGCGCCGGAGCCAGAGGCGGCAGCTGATTACATATCTCCTATTTCTGATCTTGCTGCTGGCGTGGCTGGGAAGCTACCTGATTATGACGGTGAAAGCAGATCGGCCCGCCATGCACAAGCCGGAGCCCGCCACGCAGGACGGCAGCCTACCCGGCGACGATACCCCGGCCCTGGTCCGCTGTTATCTCACCGAAGAGGAGCAGGAGGCCGCGGAAAACGAGCTGATCGAGGCGGCGCTGCTGTCCCATGCCGTCCGCCTGGATGATGTCACCGTCACCCACTACTGCACCTGCTCCCGCTGCTGCGGCAAGTCCGACGGCATCACCGCCAGCGGCAGAAGGGCCACGCCCGGCGTCTCTGTGGCCGTGGACCCGTCCATCATCCCATTGGGTTCTGATGTCCTGGTGGACTACGGAGACGGAGAACTCCACTATTACCGGGCGGACGATACCGGAAGCGCCGTGAAAGGCGCCCACATCGACCTCTGCATGGAGAGCCACGAGGCCGCCATCCAGGCCGGAGTCCGTACCGCTACAATCTATTTCATCGAGGAGGGAGCTATTTGA
- a CDS encoding pentapeptide repeat-containing protein produces MDEQELKNILDKHFKWLRGENGGKRANLFGANLSRADLSGANLSRANLFGANLFGANLSRADLSGADLSGANLSRANLFGANLSRADLSRADLSRADLFGANLFGANLFGANLFGANLSRADLSGADLSGADLSGANLSRANLFGANLSRADLSGADLSGANLSRANLFGANLSRADLSRADYIEKAKNLFYPIACPEIGAFVGWKKARVKTSGHECIVKLEITEDAVRSSGTGRKCRCSKATVLEIQDLEGIVLEQVAVSDRDENFHYIPGTVVSVSDFDENRWNECSTGIHFYITREEAVRHIL; encoded by the coding sequence ATGGACGAACAAGAGTTGAAAAATATTTTGGACAAGCACTTTAAATGGCTACGAGGCGAAAATGGCGGAAAACGGGCCAACCTGTTCGGGGCCAACCTGTCCAGGGCCGACCTGTCCGGGGCCAACCTGTCCAGGGCCAACCTGTTCGGGGCCAACCTGTTCGGGGCCAACCTGTCCAGGGCCGACCTGTCCGGGGCCGACCTGTCCGGGGCCAACCTGTCCAGGGCCAACCTGTTCGGGGCCAACCTGTCCAGGGCCGACCTGTCCAGGGCCGACCTGTCCAGGGCCGACCTGTTCGGGGCCAACCTGTTCGGGGCCAACCTGTTCGGGGCCAACCTGTTCGGGGCCAACCTGTCCAGGGCCGACCTGTCCGGGGCCGACCTGTCCGGGGCCGACCTGTCCGGGGCCAACCTGTCCAGGGCCAACCTGTTCGGGGCCAACCTGTCCAGGGCCGACCTGTCCGGGGCCGACCTGTCCGGGGCCAACCTGTCCAGGGCCAACCTGTTCGGGGCCAACCTGTCCAGGGCCGACCTGTCCAGGGCCGACTACATTGAAAAGGCAAAAAATTTATTTTATCCCATTGCCTGCCCGGAAATCGGCGCTTTTGTCGGCTGGAAAAAGGCAAGGGTCAAAACCAGCGGTCATGAGTGCATTGTAAAGCTGGAAATTACCGAAGATGCCGTGCGCAGTTCCGGAACAGGCCGGAAGTGCCGCTGCTCAAAGGCAACCGTTTTGGAGATTCAGGATTTAGAGGGGATTGTATTGGAGCAGGTCGCCGTCAGTGATAGAGATGAGAACTTCCATTACATTCCCGGAACTGTGGTCTCCGTTTCGGATTTCGACGAAAACCGCTGGAACGAGTGCAGCACGGGCATCCATTTCTATATTACCCGAGAAGAAGCGGTGAGGCATATCCTATGA
- a CDS encoding XRE family transcriptional regulator encodes MTFGERLKEFRESCGYTQEELAEMVGVAKTTITGYEKGNRKPDVPKIKKLAHALGITGDQLLGTGLDINKAPLYSSEAMRLAKDYDGLDRWGKQALRHVADVEMARMEDEERFLRDAGESEEEKPTIPNFWSEPAAGMASPIMGEDYDEYTLQPGDPKGAVFSVRISGNSMEPYFPNGSRVFCNKDPLRDGDIGVFSVDGEAVIKQYHYDRILGITYLFSLNRERADADVVITRNSGQMLVCLGRVITKRRFPLPGM; translated from the coding sequence GTGACTTTTGGTGAGAGATTAAAAGAGTTCCGGGAAAGCTGCGGTTATACACAAGAGGAACTCGCTGAAATGGTCGGCGTTGCAAAGACCACGATCACTGGTTATGAAAAAGGGAATCGGAAGCCGGATGTCCCCAAAATAAAAAAGCTGGCACATGCTCTTGGCATTACAGGCGATCAGCTTTTGGGGACTGGATTAGATATAAATAAAGCCCCGCTCTATTCGAGCGAGGCGATGCGGCTGGCGAAAGACTATGACGGGCTGGACCGCTGGGGCAAGCAGGCGCTCCGGCATGTAGCGGATGTAGAGATGGCCCGGATGGAAGATGAAGAGAGATTTCTGCGGGATGCAGGCGAATCGGAGGAAGAAAAGCCAACAATCCCAAACTTCTGGTCGGAGCCTGCGGCCGGTATGGCCTCCCCCATCATGGGCGAGGATTACGATGAATACACCTTGCAGCCAGGAGACCCGAAGGGCGCCGTTTTCTCTGTGCGGATCAGCGGCAACAGCATGGAGCCGTATTTCCCGAATGGGAGCAGGGTCTTTTGCAATAAGGACCCGCTGCGAGATGGTGATATTGGCGTGTTCTCCGTGGACGGTGAAGCGGTCATTAAGCAATACCACTATGACCGGATTCTGGGGATCACCTATTTGTTTTCCCTGAACCGGGAGAGAGCGGACGCGGATGTGGTGATTACCCGCAACAGCGGGCAGATGTTGGTCTGCCTGGGGCGCGTCATTACGAAGCGGCGATTCCCGTTGCCGGGAATGTAA
- a CDS encoding tyrosine-type recombinase/integrase codes for MAKKSKYHQRPDGLFEAIRTINGKRVAFRGKSCREVDRKILEYQEQKERGRDFPKIADEWEVQHEGDIGESTRRVYSYAVKRLKEAFPGPAKEIRPLDIQRYISAFEKQGRSANSVSIELCVCKMIFAHAVISGDIDISPAAEIKKSRGLPVKHREALTEEQEAAVKAAGREKKAHWWLFPYLLLYTGMRRGEALALTYADIDRKAGVIHVTKKLNYAYSTTPTLENHLKSENGRRDIPLLQPLADALPKTRAGLIFPGRDGGFMKQGEIAKNWRRYCQDVGLNEIVQTSDGKIHETFPITPHCFRHSFATICYEAGLDPRQAAEILGDTPEVLESVYTHLRQEHKATAAQLLGAYMDARDG; via the coding sequence ATGGCGAAGAAAAGCAAGTATCATCAGAGGCCGGACGGGCTATTCGAGGCGATCCGGACCATCAACGGAAAGCGGGTGGCATTCCGGGGAAAGAGCTGCCGGGAGGTGGACAGAAAAATCCTGGAATACCAGGAGCAGAAAGAGCGTGGGCGGGACTTCCCAAAGATCGCGGACGAGTGGGAGGTGCAGCATGAAGGGGATATTGGAGAATCCACGCGGCGGGTTTACTCCTACGCCGTGAAGCGGCTGAAAGAGGCGTTTCCCGGACCTGCGAAGGAGATACGGCCCCTGGACATCCAGCGGTATATCTCCGCCTTTGAGAAGCAGGGGAGGAGCGCCAACAGCGTTTCTATTGAATTGTGTGTCTGCAAGATGATATTCGCCCATGCGGTGATCTCCGGAGATATTGATATTTCCCCGGCTGCGGAGATCAAGAAGAGCCGGGGGCTGCCTGTGAAGCACCGGGAGGCGCTGACCGAAGAGCAGGAGGCCGCCGTAAAGGCAGCGGGGCGGGAGAAGAAAGCCCACTGGTGGCTGTTTCCGTATCTACTGCTTTATACTGGGATGCGGCGGGGAGAAGCCCTGGCGCTGACCTATGCGGACATTGACCGGAAAGCCGGAGTCATCCATGTGACCAAAAAACTAAACTACGCCTACAGTACCACACCGACACTCGAAAACCACTTGAAAAGCGAGAACGGCAGACGGGACATTCCGTTGCTGCAGCCGCTGGCGGACGCGCTGCCCAAAACCAGAGCGGGGCTGATCTTCCCAGGCAGAGACGGAGGATTTATGAAACAAGGGGAGATCGCTAAAAACTGGCGGAGGTACTGCCAGGATGTGGGGCTGAATGAAATCGTCCAGACCAGCGACGGGAAAATCCATGAGACATTCCCAATCACGCCCCACTGTTTCCGCCACAGCTTCGCCACGATCTGTTATGAGGCGGGGCTTGACCCCCGGCAGGCTGCGGAGATACTGGGAGACACACCGGAG